The following proteins come from a genomic window of Yinghuangia sp. ASG 101:
- a CDS encoding acyl-CoA dehydrogenase, which translates to MDITYPPEAEAYRAGIRAFLTDNLPADWAGMGALHGEEREEFRRAWRRILADNDLLAPSWPKEYGGGGLSHIEQVVLAEELARAGAPEGFENDSLGIKLLGNTLIVFGTEEQKSHFLPRILSGEHVWCQGYSEPEAGSDLAGMRTRAVLDGDHWVLNGQKTWTSSGTDANRMFVIARTDPGAPKHKGLSFLLLPMEQPGVEVRPIVNAAGYDAFNEVFFTDARLPKENVVGEVNGGWLVANTLLGFERGVRVTTDAIRYAGELELLTQLARERGLTKDSHIRAKLSWCHSRVQLIRYRGYRALTSFMQGARPGPDGAISKLVWSEYFQRYTELAVEILGPDALAPSGDGNGAVLVVPESGTENSSRRWVDAMLYARAATIYGGSVQIQRNIIGEQLLGLPKEPRLDSGPFEEIGRLRTA; encoded by the coding sequence ATGGACATCACCTATCCGCCCGAGGCGGAGGCGTACAGGGCGGGCATCCGCGCGTTCCTCACCGACAACCTCCCGGCCGACTGGGCCGGAATGGGTGCCCTGCACGGCGAGGAGCGGGAGGAGTTCCGCCGCGCCTGGCGGCGGATCCTCGCGGACAACGACCTGCTCGCCCCCTCGTGGCCGAAGGAGTACGGAGGCGGCGGCCTCTCGCACATCGAACAGGTCGTCCTCGCCGAGGAGTTGGCCCGTGCCGGCGCCCCCGAGGGCTTCGAGAACGACTCTTTGGGCATCAAGCTGCTCGGCAATACGCTGATCGTCTTCGGCACCGAGGAGCAGAAGTCGCACTTCCTGCCGCGCATCCTCTCCGGCGAACACGTGTGGTGCCAGGGCTACTCGGAGCCGGAGGCCGGCTCGGACCTCGCCGGCATGCGCACCCGGGCCGTCCTGGACGGCGACCACTGGGTACTCAACGGGCAGAAGACCTGGACCTCCTCCGGCACCGACGCCAACCGGATGTTCGTGATCGCGCGCACCGACCCCGGCGCCCCCAAGCACAAGGGCCTGTCCTTCCTGCTGCTGCCCATGGAACAGCCCGGTGTCGAGGTGCGGCCCATCGTCAACGCCGCCGGGTACGACGCGTTCAACGAGGTGTTCTTCACCGACGCGCGCCTCCCCAAGGAGAACGTCGTCGGCGAGGTCAACGGCGGCTGGCTCGTGGCCAACACCCTGCTCGGCTTCGAGCGCGGCGTCCGCGTCACCACCGACGCGATCCGCTACGCCGGCGAGTTGGAACTGCTCACCCAGCTCGCGCGCGAACGCGGACTGACCAAGGACAGCCACATCCGCGCCAAGCTCAGCTGGTGCCACTCGCGCGTCCAGCTCATCCGCTACCGCGGCTACCGGGCGCTGACCTCGTTCATGCAGGGCGCCCGCCCGGGCCCCGACGGCGCCATCAGCAAGCTGGTGTGGAGCGAGTACTTCCAGCGCTACACCGAACTGGCCGTCGAAATCCTCGGCCCGGACGCCCTGGCCCCCAGTGGCGACGGCAACGGCGCCGTCCTCGTCGTCCCGGAGAGCGGTACGGAGAACTCGTCGCGCCGCTGGGTCGACGCGATGCTGTACGCCCGCGCGGCCACGATCTACGGCGGCAGCGTCCAGATCCAGCGCAACATCATCGGCGAGCAACTGCTCGGGCTGCCGAAGGAGCCCCGGCTCGACTCGGGGCCGTTCGAGGAGATCGGACGCCTGCGGACCGCCTGA
- a CDS encoding acyl-CoA dehydrogenase family protein, with protein MYFAFSQEQEEFRDSLRRLLTKRAPMTRVRAVAAADDGYDAETWRLLCRDMGLPGLHIGEEYGGGGFSYLETAVALQELGRALTPVPMAATAFACEAVLRLGTPEQRRRLLPPLARGERLGAFAVAGRRDLEPEAATVRAEAAPGAGAVLHGTRDIVLHGDPADLLIVPAVAEAGGPVRLYAVEAGDPRVTAERQESLDLTRPVARVAFDGAPAEPLGGAEAPAGALDRVIDTARTLLAFEMLGTAERCLEMAVDYAKVRHQFNRPIGSFQAIKHRCADMAVELDMAYGAAMYAAMLAGDDTADIGEPALIAKAQAAEALRLCAGGSIQVHGGIGFTWEHDAHLYFRRAKAVEALFGSIHEHRALLADRIAI; from the coding sequence ATGTATTTCGCCTTCAGCCAGGAGCAGGAGGAATTCCGCGACTCGCTGCGCCGGCTCCTCACTAAACGCGCCCCCATGACGCGCGTCCGCGCCGTGGCCGCCGCCGACGACGGCTACGACGCGGAGACCTGGCGACTCCTGTGCCGCGACATGGGCCTGCCCGGCCTGCACATCGGCGAGGAGTACGGCGGCGGCGGGTTCAGCTACCTGGAGACCGCGGTCGCCCTGCAGGAACTCGGCCGGGCACTGACCCCCGTGCCGATGGCGGCCACCGCCTTCGCGTGCGAGGCGGTCCTGCGCCTCGGCACCCCCGAACAACGGCGGCGGCTGCTCCCGCCGCTGGCCCGCGGCGAGCGCCTGGGCGCGTTCGCGGTCGCCGGCCGCCGCGACCTCGAACCCGAGGCCGCCACCGTCAGGGCCGAGGCGGCCCCCGGCGCGGGAGCGGTCCTGCACGGCACCCGCGACATCGTCCTGCACGGAGACCCGGCCGATCTGCTCATCGTCCCGGCCGTCGCCGAGGCCGGCGGTCCGGTCCGGCTGTACGCGGTCGAGGCCGGCGATCCGCGGGTCACCGCCGAGCGCCAGGAATCGCTCGACCTCACCCGTCCGGTCGCCCGGGTGGCCTTCGACGGCGCACCGGCCGAACCGCTCGGCGGCGCGGAGGCACCCGCCGGGGCGCTCGACCGGGTCATCGACACCGCACGGACGCTCCTCGCCTTCGAAATGCTCGGCACGGCCGAGCGCTGCCTGGAGATGGCGGTCGACTACGCCAAGGTGCGCCATCAGTTCAACCGCCCGATCGGCTCGTTCCAGGCCATCAAGCACCGCTGCGCCGACATGGCCGTGGAACTGGACATGGCCTACGGCGCCGCGATGTACGCGGCCATGCTGGCCGGCGACGACACCGCCGACATCGGCGAACCGGCTCTGATAGCCAAGGCCCAGGCCGCCGAGGCGCTGCGGCTGTGCGCCGGGGGATCCATCCAGGTGCACGGCGGTATCGGGTTCACCTGGGAGCACGACGCGCACCTGTATTTCCGCCGGGCCAAGGCCGTCGAGGCGCTGTTCGGCAGCATCCACGAGCACCGCGCGCTGCTCGCGGACCGCATCGCGATCTGA
- a CDS encoding SDR family NAD(P)-dependent oxidoreductase: MNLAGASVLVTGGASGLGLATARKLGEAGARVVLADLPASAGATVAAESGGTFRFAPCDVTDPEQVDAALDAAEELGPLRVAVNCAGRGSVTRLIDRHGTPGDLDTFRAVVDINLAGTFNVSRLAAARMAANEPDAGERGVIVMTASAAAYEGQIGQAAYAASKAGIVGLTLCAARDLAGRAIRVCTVAPGLFDTPLLGRLSDDVRDSLAKSVPHPARLGTPEEFARLVLSIVDNPMLNGETIRLDGAIRMAPR; the protein is encoded by the coding sequence ATGAATCTCGCAGGTGCGTCCGTTCTCGTCACAGGTGGTGCGTCGGGCCTGGGCCTGGCGACCGCGCGCAAGCTCGGCGAGGCCGGGGCGCGTGTCGTGCTGGCGGACCTCCCGGCGTCGGCGGGCGCGACCGTCGCCGCGGAGTCCGGCGGCACGTTCCGCTTCGCGCCCTGCGACGTCACCGACCCCGAGCAGGTCGACGCCGCCCTGGACGCCGCGGAGGAACTGGGCCCGCTGCGCGTCGCGGTCAACTGCGCCGGCCGCGGGTCCGTGACCCGGCTGATCGACCGCCACGGCACCCCCGGCGACCTGGACACCTTCCGTGCCGTGGTCGACATCAACCTGGCCGGGACCTTCAACGTCTCCCGGCTCGCCGCGGCCCGCATGGCCGCCAACGAACCCGACGCGGGCGAGCGGGGCGTCATCGTGATGACGGCCTCGGCCGCCGCGTACGAGGGGCAGATCGGCCAGGCCGCGTACGCCGCGAGCAAGGCCGGCATCGTCGGCCTCACGCTCTGCGCCGCACGCGACCTCGCGGGACGGGCGATCCGCGTGTGCACCGTCGCACCCGGTCTGTTCGACACCCCGCTGCTCGGCCGCCTCAGCGACGACGTGCGCGACTCCCTCGCCAAGTCCGTGCCGCACCCGGCCCGGCTCGGCACCCCCGAGGAGTTCGCGCGCCTGGTGCTGAGCATCGTCGACAACCCGATGCTCAACGGCGAAACGATCCGCCTCGACGGCGCGATCCGCATGGCGCCCCGCTAG
- a CDS encoding crotonase/enoyl-CoA hydratase family protein, translating into MTDAVQVTVDANIAVISLNRPEARNAADLPMARGVAEALRDLDARDDLAVGVLTGAGGTFCAGMDLKAFLAGELPMIPGRGFLGLVEAPPAKPLIAAVEGWALAGGCEAVLAADLVVAARTARFGLPEVKRGLIAAAGGLVRLPRAIPPAMAMELLLTGDTFDAERAHTLGLVNRLTEEGGALRGALELARTIAANGPLAVRATKQVVRESRDWPDSEVFDRQRAVVRPVFDSEDAQEGARAFAERRAPVWRGR; encoded by the coding sequence ATGACCGACGCCGTGCAGGTGACCGTCGACGCGAACATCGCGGTGATCAGCCTCAACCGGCCCGAGGCACGCAACGCCGCGGACCTCCCGATGGCCCGCGGCGTCGCCGAGGCGCTGCGGGACCTCGACGCCCGCGACGACCTCGCGGTCGGCGTGCTCACCGGGGCCGGCGGCACCTTCTGCGCGGGCATGGACCTCAAGGCCTTCCTCGCCGGCGAACTGCCGATGATCCCGGGCCGGGGCTTCCTCGGACTGGTCGAGGCGCCCCCGGCCAAACCGCTGATCGCGGCCGTCGAGGGCTGGGCGCTCGCGGGCGGCTGCGAGGCCGTCCTCGCCGCGGACCTGGTCGTCGCGGCGCGCACCGCCAGGTTCGGCCTCCCCGAGGTCAAGCGCGGCCTGATCGCCGCCGCGGGCGGCCTGGTCCGGCTGCCGCGGGCGATCCCGCCCGCCATGGCGATGGAACTGCTCCTGACCGGCGACACGTTCGACGCCGAGCGGGCCCACACCCTCGGCCTGGTCAACCGCCTCACCGAGGAGGGCGGCGCCCTGCGGGGCGCCCTCGAACTCGCCCGCACCATCGCCGCGAACGGACCGCTGGCGGTACGCGCCACCAAGCAGGTCGTCCGCGAGAGCCGCGACTGGCCGGACAGCGAGGTGTTCGACCGCCAGCGGGCCGTCGTCCGCCCGGTCTTCGACTCCGAGGACGCCCAGGAGGGCGCCCGCGCGTTCGCCGAGCGCCGCGCCCCCGTATGGCGGGGCCGCTGA
- a CDS encoding thiolase family protein encodes MRDAVIVDAVRTAVGKRDGALRDWHPVDLSAEVLTALVRRTGIDPGVVEDVVWGCVTQSGEQAGNVARYAALAAGLPETVPGTTVDRACGSSQQSVEFAAASVIAGHRDVAVAGGVESMTRVPMGAARQAGPGKAFGPRVFARYGREGFSQGEGAEILADRWSLTREQVDAYALRSHARAASAADSGAFAGEIVPVEVTGDDGRPRVFDTDEGIRRGGTPESLGRLRTVFRPDGVVTAGNSSQISDGAAALLITTSAKAAELGLTPIARIRAAATVGVDPVSMLTGPIPATREALAKAGLTVADIGAFEVNEAFASVPLAWLAELGADPERVNPLGGAIALGHPLGASGARIMTTLVHHMRAHGIRYGLQTMCEAAGMANATVLELADA; translated from the coding sequence ATGCGCGACGCCGTGATCGTCGACGCCGTCCGGACGGCGGTGGGCAAGCGCGACGGCGCCCTCAGGGACTGGCACCCGGTCGATCTGTCGGCCGAGGTCCTGACAGCGCTCGTCCGGCGCACCGGCATCGACCCCGGCGTCGTCGAGGACGTCGTCTGGGGCTGCGTCACGCAGTCCGGCGAACAGGCCGGCAACGTCGCCCGCTACGCCGCCCTGGCCGCGGGCCTCCCCGAGACCGTCCCCGGCACCACCGTCGACCGGGCCTGCGGCTCGTCGCAGCAGTCGGTCGAGTTCGCCGCGGCCTCGGTGATCGCCGGGCACCGCGACGTGGCCGTCGCCGGCGGGGTCGAGTCGATGACCAGGGTCCCGATGGGCGCCGCGCGCCAGGCCGGCCCCGGCAAGGCGTTCGGCCCCAGGGTCTTCGCGCGCTACGGCCGCGAGGGGTTCAGCCAGGGGGAAGGCGCCGAGATCCTGGCCGACCGGTGGTCGCTCACCCGCGAGCAGGTCGACGCGTACGCGCTGCGCTCGCACGCCCGCGCCGCGTCGGCCGCCGACTCCGGGGCGTTCGCGGGCGAGATCGTCCCCGTCGAGGTCACCGGCGACGACGGCCGCCCGCGGGTGTTCGACACCGACGAGGGCATCCGCCGCGGCGGCACCCCGGAGAGCCTGGGCCGGCTCAGGACCGTGTTCCGGCCCGACGGCGTGGTCACGGCCGGCAACTCCTCGCAGATCTCCGACGGTGCCGCGGCCCTGCTGATCACGACCTCGGCCAAGGCCGCCGAGCTGGGCCTGACCCCGATCGCCCGGATCCGCGCCGCGGCGACGGTCGGCGTCGACCCGGTCTCCATGCTCACCGGCCCGATCCCGGCGACCCGCGAGGCCTTGGCCAAGGCCGGGCTGACCGTCGCGGACATCGGGGCCTTCGAGGTCAACGAGGCCTTCGCGAGTGTGCCGCTGGCGTGGCTCGCCGAACTCGGCGCCGACCCCGAGCGGGTCAACCCGCTGGGCGGCGCCATCGCGCTGGGCCACCCGCTCGGCGCCTCGGGAGCGCGCATCATGACCACCCTCGTGCACCACATGCGGGCGCACGGCATCCGCTACGGGCTCCAGACGATGTGCGAGGCGGCCGGCATGGCCAACGCCACCGTGCTCGAACTCGCCGACGCCTGA
- a CDS encoding acyl-CoA dehydrogenase family protein, which yields MDADEFSATLDTVRRFVRKAVVPAEEAIEETDDIPADLKRKAAAMGLFGYALPEEYGGLGLNATEDARLAMEFGYTAPAFRSMFGTNNGIAGQVLVNFGTEEQKSRYLPGLAAGETVASFALTEAEAGSDPSGLRTRAVREGDDYLITGQKRFITNADRADLLMVFARTDAAATGTRGISVFAVDARAPGVTIGPKDAKMGQRGSTTSEVFLDEVRVPAGDLIGGVEGEGFAAAMRSLSKGRLHIAALCVGMARRLLDESVAHAKATRQGGTPIADFQLVQAMLAESQTEMAAGRAMVLEAARAYDNGTDRRLAPSCAKLFCSEMVGRVADRAVQIHGGMGYMRSVAVERFYRDVRLYRIYEGTSEIQKLVIAKQVLKEAA from the coding sequence ATGGACGCCGACGAGTTCTCGGCCACCCTCGACACGGTTCGCCGGTTCGTCCGCAAGGCCGTCGTCCCCGCCGAGGAGGCCATCGAGGAGACCGACGACATCCCCGCGGACCTCAAGCGCAAGGCCGCCGCGATGGGCCTGTTCGGGTACGCGCTGCCCGAGGAGTACGGCGGCCTGGGCCTGAACGCCACCGAAGACGCCCGGCTCGCCATGGAGTTCGGGTACACCGCCCCGGCGTTCCGCTCGATGTTCGGCACCAACAACGGCATCGCGGGCCAGGTCCTGGTCAACTTCGGCACCGAGGAGCAGAAGAGCAGGTACCTGCCCGGACTGGCCGCGGGCGAGACCGTCGCCTCGTTCGCGCTGACCGAGGCCGAGGCCGGGTCCGACCCCAGCGGCCTGCGCACCCGCGCGGTCCGCGAGGGAGACGACTACCTGATCACCGGTCAGAAGCGCTTCATCACCAACGCCGACCGCGCCGACCTGCTGATGGTCTTCGCCCGCACCGACGCCGCCGCGACCGGCACCCGGGGCATCTCCGTCTTCGCCGTCGACGCCCGCGCGCCCGGCGTCACCATTGGGCCGAAGGACGCCAAGATGGGCCAGCGCGGCTCAACCACGTCGGAGGTCTTCCTCGACGAGGTCCGCGTCCCGGCGGGCGACCTGATCGGCGGCGTCGAGGGCGAGGGCTTCGCCGCCGCGATGCGCTCGCTGTCCAAGGGGCGCCTGCACATCGCGGCGCTGTGCGTCGGCATGGCCCGGCGGCTGCTGGACGAGAGCGTCGCGCACGCCAAGGCCACCCGCCAGGGCGGCACCCCGATCGCGGACTTCCAACTGGTCCAGGCCATGCTCGCGGAGTCGCAGACCGAGATGGCCGCGGGCCGAGCGATGGTCCTGGAGGCGGCCCGCGCGTACGACAACGGCACCGACCGCAGGCTGGCGCCCTCGTGCGCCAAGCTGTTCTGCAGCGAGATGGTCGGCCGCGTCGCCGACCGCGCGGTGCAGATCCACGGCGGCATGGGCTACATGCGCAGCGTCGCCGTCGAGCGCTTCTACCGCGACGTCCGCCTCTACCGCATCTACGAGGGCACCAGCGAGATCCAGAAGCTGGTCATCGCCAAGCAGGTGCTCAAGGAGGCCGCGTGA
- a CDS encoding CoA transferase produces MTARAAEAGTRALPLAGMRVVEISAYVATPLAGLTLAQLGADVIRVEPVGGQADRTRMPVSADTGASMYWAGLNKGKRTIEVDFRSAEGRALVAGLVAASGERGGIVISNTTRFPDLGYEELSRVRPDVIHVQLVGRGDGGTAVDYTVQAAAGLHAVTGPEGTSGPVNDVMPFWDVACGLYLTTGLLAAERHRLLTGEGQSVRVALRDVAMSTLGNLGFLAEAQLDPRPRPRAGNYVYGMFGRDFTTGDGHTLMVVVLTTRHWNELVEVTGTAPAVAALAESAGADFTREDDRYRHREALAALIADWFVTRSRSEVLAALGRTSVLWEEYRTFADLAADNARALAEDPLFARLDQPGVGPHYAPGSPLRMHGHQAPPRPAPGVGEHTGEVLAELLGCAPGRLAELRGRGVVGP; encoded by the coding sequence GTGACGGCCCGCGCGGCGGAGGCCGGGACGCGCGCGCTGCCGCTCGCGGGCATGCGCGTCGTCGAGATATCGGCGTACGTCGCGACGCCGCTGGCCGGACTGACCCTGGCCCAGCTCGGCGCGGACGTGATCCGTGTCGAGCCGGTCGGCGGCCAGGCCGACCGGACCCGCATGCCGGTGTCCGCGGACACCGGGGCCAGCATGTACTGGGCGGGCCTCAACAAGGGCAAGCGCACGATCGAGGTCGACTTCCGCTCCGCCGAGGGCCGCGCGCTCGTCGCCGGGCTCGTGGCCGCGTCGGGGGAGCGCGGCGGCATCGTGATCAGCAACACCACGCGCTTCCCCGACCTCGGGTACGAGGAACTGTCCCGCGTACGGCCCGACGTGATCCACGTCCAGCTCGTCGGGCGCGGCGACGGCGGCACCGCGGTCGACTACACCGTGCAGGCCGCCGCCGGGCTGCACGCGGTCACCGGACCGGAGGGCACCAGCGGGCCCGTGAACGACGTGATGCCGTTCTGGGACGTGGCCTGCGGGCTCTACCTCACCACCGGCCTGCTCGCCGCCGAGCGCCACCGGCTGCTCACCGGCGAGGGCCAGAGCGTCCGCGTCGCGCTGCGCGACGTCGCGATGAGCACCCTGGGCAACCTCGGCTTCCTCGCCGAGGCGCAGCTCGACCCGCGCCCGCGCCCCCGGGCCGGGAACTACGTCTACGGGATGTTCGGACGGGACTTCACCACCGGCGACGGCCACACGCTCATGGTGGTGGTGCTCACCACCCGGCACTGGAACGAGCTGGTCGAGGTCACCGGAACCGCGCCCGCCGTGGCGGCGCTGGCGGAGTCCGCGGGCGCGGACTTCACCCGCGAAGACGACCGCTACCGGCACCGCGAGGCGCTGGCGGCGCTGATCGCCGACTGGTTCGTCACCCGCTCCCGGAGCGAGGTGCTGGCGGCGCTCGGCCGCACGAGCGTGCTGTGGGAGGAGTACCGCACCTTCGCCGACCTCGCCGCCGACAACGCCCGCGCGCTGGCCGAGGACCCGTTGTTCGCGCGCCTCGACCAACCGGGCGTCGGACCCCACTACGCGCCCGGCTCGCCACTGCGGATGCACGGGCACCAGGCCCCGCCCCGGCCCGCTCCCGGCGTGGGGGAGCACACCGGCGAAGTCCTCGCCGAACTCCTGGGCTGCGCCCCGGGACGCCTGGCCGAGTTGCGCGGCCGGGGCGTGGTCGGGCCATGA
- the fabG gene encoding 3-oxoacyl-ACP reductase FabG: protein MKLLQDRTAVITGGAQGIGFAIAEAFVAHGARVVLGDLDAAALDAAAARLGGEAVARTAVCDVRDADQVRRMLRGAVDAFGSLDVMVNNAGITRDATLRNMTEEQFDQVIDVHLKGCWNGTRLAGAIMREQGSGSIVNLSSLSGKAGMVGQTNYSAAKAGIVGLSKAAAKELARHGVRVNCIQPGLIRTPMTEAMPAKAWDQKMAEIPLGRAGEPAEVAGAAVFLAGDLSSYMTGTALEVTGGRLM from the coding sequence ATGAAGCTGTTGCAGGACCGCACCGCCGTCATCACCGGCGGTGCGCAGGGAATCGGATTCGCGATAGCCGAGGCGTTCGTGGCGCACGGCGCCCGCGTCGTCCTCGGCGACCTGGACGCCGCCGCGCTGGACGCGGCGGCGGCGAGGCTCGGCGGCGAGGCGGTCGCGCGTACGGCGGTGTGCGACGTACGCGACGCCGACCAGGTGCGGCGCATGCTGCGCGGCGCGGTGGACGCGTTCGGCAGCCTCGACGTGATGGTCAACAACGCCGGCATCACCCGCGACGCCACCCTGCGCAATATGACCGAAGAGCAGTTCGACCAGGTGATCGACGTGCACCTGAAGGGCTGCTGGAACGGCACCCGGCTGGCCGGGGCGATCATGCGCGAGCAGGGCTCCGGGTCGATCGTGAACCTTTCGTCGCTGTCCGGGAAGGCCGGTATGGTCGGCCAGACCAACTATTCGGCCGCGAAGGCCGGGATCGTCGGACTTTCGAAGGCCGCCGCCAAGGAGCTGGCCCGCCACGGGGTGCGGGTCAACTGCATCCAGCCGGGCCTGATCCGCACGCCCATGACCGAGGCCATGCCGGCGAAGGCCTGGGACCAGAAGATGGCCGAGATCCCGCTCGGCCGCGCCGGGGAGCCGGCGGAGGTCGCGGGTGCCGCGGTGTTCCTGGCCGGCGACCTGTCGAGCTACATGACCGGGACGGCGCTGGAGGTCACCGGGGGGCGGTTGATGTGA